The stretch of DNA AGCTTTAACTGAGAATATAAGGAAGAGACGAAATGAACATAGAGCTTAAGTAGGGAGAGACTTACGCGGAATGGAAGAATGAGACTGAGCTTGCTAGGCTTTGACGATTCCAAACCCTAACAGAGGATGACGGTAGTTGCTCTAAGGGATGTGAGGAATCTGTTTTTACGAAAAGTGAGCACAAGTTAAGGTTTAGGTACCTTAGGTCAGAAATTGGATTGGACCAACCCCTTTAGGCCCAAAAGATTGGACAACCTTTAAAATAAGATGAACATAAACAATTGTGCCTTACACTTTTTAATTATGGAATTTATAATCCTATATTAAACCACTGTGCTCTCTTTATCTCCTTCACAAAATCATCCACcacaaaaattatttcataaattgaTTAACATTAACTATTAACCTTTatgttcttattattttaaaatgaatatctTACTCACATCCTCtaaatttcattatattactttttcatTAATACAAGAAAACtgtcttttatatattttttattttaaaaaatttgccaTAGAAAAATTTGACTAAAGaaacttcaaaaataaaaataaaaaaactacaccAATAAGACAAAtgatattgtataattttactCTCACGTAGGACAATTCTTACCCTACAAGCAGAATTAATTAAATCTACACTTAATTCTCtattataatatcaatatctattGCATCAATATTTGTTGGAATTATTGTGTTCGAGTTCTTATTTAGAAAACGTGTACAAACACggaaaaataattgaaagatATATGAATCATgtgtattttattaatgttttttttttcttcttgaaagAGCTTTCTTAGTTTCAAATATAGAAATTGTAAGCAAAGTCTTAAAAAAAGAGTTATGAAAggtaattttataaaaactcaAGTGGTATGCATGTGGTTGGTTACatgtgaaaattttgaatatactATCAATTAGTATAAAGTCaacatgttttgattttgatatttcatttttttttatatctaaacgatataaaattaaagtattgcttttaatttatatagaatgaataaaattttaataaaattattttcaattagataaataatatttattttcgaGATTGATAGTTACAccactaaaaattctcatattacatgaatttttttttacaaatttgttaaaaaaatttgcaagaaaatattttttcctactattttttctaagaattttaattggcaggtaattccttcgtggataattattttctataaaattataaaattcgcaagtatttcctacaacaTTTGTTGtcaaaagtgttttatacaaaatattttggaaaagaATGTGCAGCaattttctacaatttttttataacaaaatttataaatattttctacaaaaaaattaaaataaaattaacagaaaatatgagtttttttagtagtgttatttactgataaaaataaaagaattgtgAATTTTACGTATACTAAAACATTACAacctaaaaaaattcataattaaataacttaaatagtATTTAACTATAATAGCTGTAAAATAGAAAAGTTAAAGATGTAGATGAAAAAATGAGGAACATGTTTCCtataaaaatgttttgtttgtttatgtttgAATGGTAACTTATGAATTAAGAAATGAGAGTCGTTAGTGTAGTAGAAAAGTGGCAATTATTAAGAGGAAGTGGAGGTGGTGGTCCATCTCTTAGTTCATCAACACCTTGGGAAAAACTCCAATGCcctttaatttcattttgtgGCTAACTTTAACGTGGAGCCAAGCCTAAAGAGGAAACAACCACTCAACACGtctttaatacttttttttctttttagcacTATTTTGACCTAAATGTTGCACTCGACATGTTTGATATAAAATGACCCTCGAAAGCATTAACTTCTTCattgagaaaaatattattcatcttATCTTCAATTTAATCagataaattagatttaaagttcaTTTGTCAATATGATTTAAGAgttatctaaaatatattttaacgagatttgttatttgttagatTTATGTGTCATTTCTATCGTGCTGCTAtcgaaatatttgtaaatatttattttagaccTGTGATGTAAATGTCTCAATGTAACATTAGACAATTTTACATGATATAAATGAGTGTAAACTCCAGCTTATaagtgaattttataattttcgaTTAAACTTAAAAACTATTACTTAAAAACTacattgatatataaatatttgattaaatataataGTATGTAAACTTGaacgtaaaattaaaattcatctttgtcttaaattttgatatatttttgtctttaaatttcaaaaattaatggatattttatttttaatccaatAAATATTAAACGATATTTCAAACTAACATTTGAGCTAAAGTGGATCACACCGTGTAAGCAATTCAAACGTTAGCCTAAGATGTCGTATTTGACAtgtcaacaaaatttaaatcaGTTGAATTAggagaaatatatttatttattttttaagtttgaacacgaaaatgtatcaaaatttagaaaaaaaataaatttaaattttgtattacaATTTTAAGACGAAAAACATGTCTAAtccattaatataatttgtagaAACAAGttttgccaaaaaaaaaaaaagctgttaaaaaatttgaatgtgGCACGTTGGTTTGAATTGGAAATCTGTGTGGATAGCATTGCAAAATTGACTCCTCTTAAAAGGAAGAGGTGCTTCTGTatccaattaaattaaatttgatcaatGGAAGAAAAAGATACTTTATCTCATTTTGTATTTGTTAACATTGTTCTGGATTGGATTATGCTAACCTTCTCGGAGTTTCCTTGGTCTTTGGTTGTGCCTGGAAGCAAAACAACATTCGAGTTGCCACGAGGCCCCAACAGATTCAACGTGCTGCTTTTCAGGACAGTGATGATCTCAAGTAAAATCCTTTACTTTCTTCTTCGTCCACCGCTGAGAATGTTCTTTGATTAGTACGTAAGAAAAAGCCGTTTCGTAATTTCAACCTGTTCAAATTATATGTTCttcaaatgttcaaaatcaaaagttaagcaaataaatgaaaaaagggtaggtaagaagaagaagaactcGGACAGACATTATAGGTTACCGTTACTTTTGAATACATTAAGAAACACTTCCTTTTGAATTTGACGGTTTTACCCTTCATGAATAATTGGCCCTTCCCTTTTCCCTCCCTTTATATACTTCTCCCTTCACAACACATCTTCATTCACACAGAGCAAAGTTGACAAAAGAAAACACAGTTCTCAAATGGCAAATTCGCTCGCTATTCTTCTTCagtttcttcctttctttcttgTATTTAACCATGCAAGTGAGTTTCTcgttttaatgtaatataattgTGACACTGTTtccatttttagtttttgaatgaGTTTGAACAAAGAAGGAAGTGAGTGAAGTTACTGATGTTGTTAATCTGTGCAGGTTCGGAGTCGTTCATCGGCGTGAACTATGGGCAAGTCGCCGACAACCTGCCGCCGCCTTCGGCGACGGCGAAGCTGCTCCAATCGACGGCGATAGGGAAAGTGCGGTTGTACGGAACCGACCCGGCGATCATAAAAGCGCTGGCGAACACGGGAATAGGAATCGTGATCGGCGCGGCGAACGGCGACATACCGGGCCTGGCGTCGGACCCGAACTTCGCGAAAACGTGGGTGAACACCAACGTGGTGCCGTACTATCCCGCGAGCAACATCATCCTCGTGACTGTTGGCAACGAAGTGATAACCTCGAACGACGCGGGCCTCGTGAACCAGATGCTGCCGGCGATCCAGAACGTGCAGGGCGCGCTGGAGGCGGCCTCTCTCGGCGGCAAGATCAAGGTGTCGACGGTGCACTCGATGGCGGTTCTGAGGGACTCGGAGCCTCCCTCCGCCGGAAGGTTCCACCCTGAGTACGACACCGTTTTGCAGGGGCTGTTGTCGTTTAACAATGCCACGGGCTCGCCCTTCGCCATCAACCCTTATCCCTACTTCGCCTACAGAAGCGACCCTGGCAGAGCCGATAACCTTGCTTTCTGCCTCTTTCAGCCTAACGCCGGCCGAATTGACTCTAACACCAACATCAAGTACATGAACATGTTCGATGCTCAGGTATCCACAACAATGCTTACAAGctgtttgaaattattttatcatcagCAATCACAACCAATTTTGATAGTTTCAGTGTTGACTTGTTACTGGTATGGTGTCTTGAAAGTGTTGGTGGTGATGATGATTTTATGTGTGCAGGTGGATGCGGTTCGATCAGCGTTGGATTCTCTGGGGTTTAAGAATGTTGAGATTGTGGTTGCAGAGACAGGATGGCCCTACAAGGGAGACAGCAATGAAGCTGGTCCAAGTCTTGAGAATGCTAAGGCTTATAATGGTAATCTCATTGCACACCTTCGATCTATGGTTGGGACTCCATTGATGCCTGGAAAATCAGTGGACACGTACCTGTTTGCTCTGTATGATGAAGACTTGAAGCCCGGTGCTGCTTCTGAGAGAGCCTTTGGACTCTTCAACCCTGATCAAACCATGATCTATGATGCAGGCCTCACCAAACAGCAACAAACCAGTAGCCCCGTGCCAGTAGTTGCTCCGGTAAGAAAGAATTCTATTATGAGTAATACTGTCAATAATTAGAAACTGTTGCTGATGACTGAtgagaaattatataattttagtctTTGTTAATCTTCATACTACATGTTCATAGTTCTCATCCTGAAGCTGTTCTAGACTTGCAGTCTATAGCAGTATTTAACAATGTATTTCTTAATTTGATTGAAGACTCCGGATGTGTCAAAACCTCCAGTGATACCAGCGCCAACAGACCCGGGTCAGACACAAAAATCTCCGGTGATTCCAGCGCCAGTAGGCCCGGGTCCAACACCAAATAGTGCAGAATTCTTGAGTGGACATGAAGCCACCATTTTGCAGTCTTTAATAATGTTCACAGTTCTCATCTTAATGTTGTTCTAGCTTGTggtatttaatataatatgtttctTAATTTCATTGAAGACCACTCCGGATGTGTCAAAATCTCCCATGACTCCAAAGCCAACAACAGTTCCAAGTCCAACCAAAACAAATAGTAGTGCAACCTGGTGTGTGCCGAAAGCAGGAGTGTCAGAGGAACAGTTGCAAGCAAATTTGGACTATGCTTGTGGGCAGGGGATTGATTGTGCTGCAATTCAACAAGGAGGTGCTTGTTTTGAACCTAACACTTTACTAAACCATGCTGCATATGCCATGAATCTATTGTATCAAACTGCTGGACGGAATCCATTGAGTTGTGATTTCTCGCAAACAGCCATGTTATCAACAAATAATCCAAGTAAGTTTCCATTTCATCCATGTGTTCTTCCATCATAAAATGACATGCTCTGTTTACAATCTTTGCACTTTGTTTTTTGATTTTGTAGGTTACAAGAGTTGTCTTTATGCCGGTGGAAATGCCTAACCAAAATAACAAGAAAGTAGATAAAGGAGGGCACTTTTTGTTGTTTAAATTATTCTGTCTTAATTGCCAAGAATTCTCCCTGGTTGGTTCTTTGAGTGCTGTGTAGTAATAATAGGAGAGTGTGCATGTATGAGGAGGATCCTCCTCTATTTATAGTGTCACATTTTTTAATGTCATTATCGGAAGCAAATTGATGCTTTGTTAATGTGGGAACTGTGAAGTGTGGATTATATGTTTGTTTTCATTTGAAACATCGGGGTCCATTGTGTATATACTGACTTAGTAATATGTTTGTTTCCCTCACTTAATTTTTGGCATGTTTATTTC from Vigna unguiculata cultivar IT97K-499-35 chromosome 8, ASM411807v1, whole genome shotgun sequence encodes:
- the LOC114194538 gene encoding glucan endo-1,3-beta-glucosidase 7-like, with the translated sequence MANSLAILLQFLPFFLVFNHASSESFIGVNYGQVADNLPPPSATAKLLQSTAIGKVRLYGTDPAIIKALANTGIGIVIGAANGDIPGLASDPNFAKTWVNTNVVPYYPASNIILVTVGNEVITSNDAGLVNQMLPAIQNVQGALEAASLGGKIKVSTVHSMAVLRDSEPPSAGRFHPEYDTVLQGLLSFNNATGSPFAINPYPYFAYRSDPGRADNLAFCLFQPNAGRIDSNTNIKYMNMFDAQVDAVRSALDSLGFKNVEIVVAETGWPYKGDSNEAGPSLENAKAYNGNLIAHLRSMVGTPLMPGKSVDTYLFALYDEDLKPGAASERAFGLFNPDQTMIYDAGLTKQQQTSSPVPVVAPTTPDVSKSPMTPKPTTVPSPTKTNSSATWCVPKAGVSEEQLQANLDYACGQGIDCAAIQQGGACFEPNTLLNHAAYAMNLLYQTAGRNPLSCDFSQTAMLSTNNPSYKSCLYAGGNA